In Vigna angularis cultivar LongXiaoDou No.4 chromosome 8, ASM1680809v1, whole genome shotgun sequence, one DNA window encodes the following:
- the LOC108345955 gene encoding beta-amylase 1, chloroplastic — protein MALSMTNQMGSLAGAAAAAMDSSLNTGDSPAALVLKSPAMSMKCKAVKTDGVEGLSPPTSPCRSDLSAACKAFATDVAEEKEYDVGGKKGEGSGVPVFVMMPLDSVSAGNTVNRRKAMNAAMAALKSAGVEGVMMDVWWGLVEREKPGEYNWGGYVELMEMAKKHGLKVQAVMSFHQCGGNVGDSCNIPLPKWVVEEINNDHDLAYTDQWGRRNYEYVSLGCDTLPVLKGRTPVQCYADFMRAFRDTFKDLLGDTIVEIQVGMGPAGELRYPSYPEQNGTWKFPGIGAFQCFDKYMLKSLKAAAEAQGKPEWGSTGPTDAGNYNNWPEDTQFFRKEGGGWDGPYGEFFLTWYSQMLLDHGDRILTSAKSIFDNTGVKISVKIAGIHWHYGSRSHAPELTAGYYNTRFRDGYLPIAQMLARHGAIFNFTCIEMRDHEQPQNALCAPEKLVKQVALATQKAQVALAGENALPRYDEYAHEQIIRASELNVDGESGDREMCAFTYLRMNPHLFEADNWRKFVAFVKKMKEGKRANKCWEEMEREAEHFVHITQPLVQEAAVLLH, from the exons ATGGCGTTGAGCATGACTAACCAGATGGGGAGCTTGGCCGgagcggcggcggcggcgatgGACTCTTCCTTGAACACCGGCGACTCGCCGGCGGCGCTGGTGTTGAAGTCGCCGGCGATGAGTATGAAGTGCAAGGCGGTGAAGACGGACGGCGTGGAGGGACTGTCGCCGCCGACGAGTCCGTGCAGGTCGGATCTGTCGGCGGCGTGTAAGGCGTTCGCGACGGACGTGGCGGAAGAGAAGGAGTACGACGTGGGAGGGAAGAAGGGAGAGGGGAGTGGCGTGCCGGTTTTCGTGATGATGCCACTGGACAGCGTGTCGGCGGGGAACACGGTGAATCGGAGGAAGGCGATGAACGCGGCGATGGCAGCGCTGAAGAGCGCCGGAGTTGAGGGGGTGATGATGGACGTGTGGTGGGGGCTGGTGGAGAGAGAGAAGCCTGGAGAGTATAATTGGGGCGGGTATGTGGAATTGATGGAAATGGCCAAGAAACATGGCCTGAAGGTGCAGGCCGTTATGTCCTTTCATCAATGTGGTGGTAACGTGGGAGATTCTTGCAA TATTCCCTTGCCCAAATGGGTTGTGGAGGAAATTAACAACGATCACGATCTTGCATACACTGATCAATGGGGAAGAAGAAATTATGAATATGTATCACTGGGATGTGATACTTTGCCTGTGCTCAAGGGCCGAACCCCAGTTCAATGTTACGCTGATTTCATGCGTGCTTTCCGAGACACTTTCAAGGACCTCCTTGGTGATACTATAGTG GAAATTCAAGTTGGGATGGGACCAGCCGGTGAGCTGCGCTACCCTTCTTACCCGGAGCAAAACGGGACATGGAAATTCCCAGGAATTGGTGCTTTTCAATGCTTTGACAAG TATATGCTGAAAAGCTTAAAAGCTGCTGCTGAAGCTCAGGGTAAGCCAGAATGGGGAAGCACAGGCCCTACCGATGCTGGCAACTATAACAACTGGCCAGAAGACACACAATTTTTCCGCAAAGAAGGTGGAGGCTGGGATGGTCCATATGGTGAGTTTTTCCTCACATGGTACTCTCAGATGCTGCTGGACCATGGTGATAGGATTCTAACATCAGCCAAGTCAATCTTTGACAACACTGGAGTTAAGATCTCAGTGAAAATTGCTGGCATTCACTGGCACTACGGTTCAAGGTCTCATGCTCCAGAACTCACAGCAGGGTATTACAACACCCGTTTCCGTGATGGCTACCTCCCCATTGCTCAGATGTTGGCACGCCATGGTGCCATTTTCAACTTCACCTGTATCGAGATGCGCGATCACGAGCAGCCACAGAATGCCCTCTGTGCTCCTGAGAAGCTGGTGAAGCAAGTGGCTCTGGCAACACAGAAGGCTCAGGTGGCACTTGCTGGGGAAAATGCACTGCCACGCTATGATGAATACGCTCACGAACAGATCATAAGGGCATCAGAGTTGAATGTGGACGGTGAGTCTGGTGACAGAGAGATGTGTGCATTCACATACCTGAGGATGAACCCTCATCTGTTTGAAGCAGATAACTGGAGGAAGTTTGTGGCGtttgtgaagaagatgaaagaaGGGAAAAGAGCAAACAAATGTTGGGAAGAGATGGAAAGGGAGGCAGAGCATTTTGTGCATATTACACAGCCTCTTGTGCAAGAGGCTGCAGTGCTCCTGCACTGA